One genomic region from Dermacentor variabilis isolate Ectoservices chromosome 6, ASM5094787v1, whole genome shotgun sequence encodes:
- the LOC142585426 gene encoding uncharacterized protein LOC142585426 isoform X1, translated as MATAKEPPKMDDLLQKLRRSIAELSLQGDDFTRQMWHMYNTFEDVVVGGTLPSTDHPAGDAQQQHTLPPSQQPPPTAADDTAAPAAVAAGSLRGGDVAAAAAAAQATAAPRAPKPVRIPSSPDVRRDSSSPTASPGARRKKRPMSQRCSYAACGSSGSSISSSSSGSQQQPQQRSSLSSSGNPLLDTIGSMTYDPCCESDDYYDLASVYLQRRQARQHSDGESIAYAGSIDSGYKSLCPTPEIPDYEAEAKPPGKAVVVPPQPAAVVAATARLAAPATAGGQQGHKPTQEELDADLDHLMQLRQSLLTAIARCESPVSPKSSTGSPRAGSVGDKTVRFSTEKLTSAPSCSPAKAPGTRAKPILKDPLCANLRANLERPDSGGTLEEEIDSLLCGGKPDYYDLDARFPPSTYVTMVEEKYRSNAGYSVAKVKCLKDKCQESSKDHNHATLTAEPSRRSQSHARQSHQQPQHHQAGPLTPALGTYNPPISAEPVVSRSEKSTAHPVPTPRCSAAHVATTANSAKPGSPKPTLMRSAKSRFNEVAKCMLEIIEDLQHKKITEPRPAKTSSSKLPAAAATAASSSSQPLRDTHIGGSRAGPISVHQQQQQQTQRPLSDSEYHVYEEVLYDFVNSAGSVASELQRPPPPLPARPSEPGHRPKQRSNLYSLVRNQEERRNISKSLEQEWSGDRSTRLEDEYGFRSVTNS; from the exons AGATGTGGCACATGTACAACACCTTCGAGGACGTGGTCGTGGGAGGAACGCTGCCGTCGACTGACCACCCGGCCGGTGACGCCCAGCAGCAGCACACCTTGCCACCGAGTCAACAACCGCCGCCGACCGCAGCCGACGACACTGCAGCGCCTGCTGCCGTCGCAGCCGGTAGCTTGCGTGGAGGCGAcgtggccgctgctgctgccgctgcgcaAGCAACAGCGGCTCCGCGAGCACCCAAGCCCGTTCGCATCCCGTCGTCGCCCGACGTGCGGCGGGACTCGTCGTCGCCGACGGCGTCGCCCGGCGCTCGCCGGAAGAAGAGGCCGATGTCCCAGCGCTGCTCGTACGCTGCCTgcggcagcagcggaagcagcattagcagcagcagcagcggcagccagcagcagccgcagcagcgaaGCTCGCTGTCTTCCTCCGGCAACCCGCTGCTGGACACGATCGGCTCCATGACGTACGACCCGTGCTGCGAGTCGGACGACTACTACGACCTGGCCAGCGTGTACCTGCAGCGGCGCCAGGCGCGCCAGCACAGCGACGGCGAGTCTATCGCGTACGCGGGCTCCATCGACAGCGGCTACAAGAGTCTCTGCCCGACGCCCGAGATCCCGGATTACGAAGCGGAGGCCAAGCCTCCTGGTAAAGCCGTCGTCGTCCCGCCACAGCCTGCAGCGGTAGTGGCGGCGACGGCCAGGCTTGCGGCGCCTGCGACCGCGGGAGGACAGCAGGGTCACAAGCCGACACAGGAGGAGCTGGATGCCGACCTGGACCACTTGATGCAGCTGCGCCAATCTCTGCTGACGGCCATCGCCCGCTGCGAGTCGCCGGTGAGCCCCAAGAGCAGCACCGGCAGTCCGCGAGCGGGCTCGGTGGGCGACAAGACGGTGAGGTTCAGTACCGAGAAGCTGACCTCGGCGCCCTCGTGCTCGCCGGCCAAGGCGCCCGGAACGCGAGCCAAACCCATCCTCAAAGACCCGCTGTGCGCCAACTTGCGGGCCAACCTCGAGAGGCCAGACAGTGGAGGCACCTTGGAAGAAGAGATCGACAGCCTCCTGTGTGGAGGCAAACCCGACTACTACGATCTGGACGCCCGGTTCCCGCCGTCCACGTACGTGACCATGGTCGAGGAGAAGTACCGCTCGAATGCAGGATACAGCGTCGCCAAGGTCAAGTGCTTGAAAG ACAAATGCCAAGAGTCCTCCAAAGACCACAATCACGCAACGTTGACAGCCGAGCCAAGTAGGCGCTCGCAAAGTCACGCTAGACAATCGCACCAGCAGCCGCAGCACCACCAAGCGGGCCCCTTGACGCCGGCGCTGGGCACGTACAACCCTCCGATTTCGGCGGAACCAGTGGTTTCGCGCTCAGAGAAGAGCACAGCCCACCCTGTTCCCACGCCACGGTGTTCGGCAGCTCACGTGGCCACAACTGCCAACAGCGCAAAGCCGGGCTCTCCCAAGCCTACTCTCATGCGCTCTGCCAAGTCCCGCTTCAACGAGGTCGCCAAGTGCATGCTCGAGATAATCGAGGACCTTCAGCACAAGAAGATTACGGAACCGCGACCCGCCAAGACTTCTTCCAGCAAGCTACCCGCGGCGGCAGCAACAGCCGCCTCGTCTTCATCACAGCCTCTACGCGACACTCACATCGGTGGCTCAAGAGCAGGACCCATCTCGGTtcaccagcaacagcagcagcagacacAGAGGCCCCTGTCGGATTCGGAGTACCACGTCTACGAGGAGGTCCTGTACGACTTTGTCAACTCGGCTGGAAGCGTCGCGTCAGAGCTCCAGCGACCACCGCCGCCCCTGCCGGCGAGGCCCAGTGAACCGGGTCACCGACCTAAGCAGAGGAGCAACCTGTACTCTCTGGTGCGCAACCAGGAGGAAAGGCGCAATATATCCAAGTCGCTCGAGCAGGAATGGTCCGGTGACAGGTCGACGCGGCTGGAGGACGAGTACGGGTTTCGTTCCGTGACCAACTCGTAA
- the LOC142585426 gene encoding uncharacterized protein LOC142585426 isoform X2, whose product MPAELSLQGDDFTRQMWHMYNTFEDVVVGGTLPSTDHPAGDAQQQHTLPPSQQPPPTAADDTAAPAAVAAGSLRGGDVAAAAAAAQATAAPRAPKPVRIPSSPDVRRDSSSPTASPGARRKKRPMSQRCSYAACGSSGSSISSSSSGSQQQPQQRSSLSSSGNPLLDTIGSMTYDPCCESDDYYDLASVYLQRRQARQHSDGESIAYAGSIDSGYKSLCPTPEIPDYEAEAKPPGKAVVVPPQPAAVVAATARLAAPATAGGQQGHKPTQEELDADLDHLMQLRQSLLTAIARCESPVSPKSSTGSPRAGSVGDKTVRFSTEKLTSAPSCSPAKAPGTRAKPILKDPLCANLRANLERPDSGGTLEEEIDSLLCGGKPDYYDLDARFPPSTYVTMVEEKYRSNAGYSVAKVKCLKDKCQESSKDHNHATLTAEPSRRSQSHARQSHQQPQHHQAGPLTPALGTYNPPISAEPVVSRSEKSTAHPVPTPRCSAAHVATTANSAKPGSPKPTLMRSAKSRFNEVAKCMLEIIEDLQHKKITEPRPAKTSSSKLPAAAATAASSSSQPLRDTHIGGSRAGPISVHQQQQQQTQRPLSDSEYHVYEEVLYDFVNSAGSVASELQRPPPPLPARPSEPGHRPKQRSNLYSLVRNQEERRNISKSLEQEWSGDRSTRLEDEYGFRSVTNS is encoded by the exons AGATGTGGCACATGTACAACACCTTCGAGGACGTGGTCGTGGGAGGAACGCTGCCGTCGACTGACCACCCGGCCGGTGACGCCCAGCAGCAGCACACCTTGCCACCGAGTCAACAACCGCCGCCGACCGCAGCCGACGACACTGCAGCGCCTGCTGCCGTCGCAGCCGGTAGCTTGCGTGGAGGCGAcgtggccgctgctgctgccgctgcgcaAGCAACAGCGGCTCCGCGAGCACCCAAGCCCGTTCGCATCCCGTCGTCGCCCGACGTGCGGCGGGACTCGTCGTCGCCGACGGCGTCGCCCGGCGCTCGCCGGAAGAAGAGGCCGATGTCCCAGCGCTGCTCGTACGCTGCCTgcggcagcagcggaagcagcattagcagcagcagcagcggcagccagcagcagccgcagcagcgaaGCTCGCTGTCTTCCTCCGGCAACCCGCTGCTGGACACGATCGGCTCCATGACGTACGACCCGTGCTGCGAGTCGGACGACTACTACGACCTGGCCAGCGTGTACCTGCAGCGGCGCCAGGCGCGCCAGCACAGCGACGGCGAGTCTATCGCGTACGCGGGCTCCATCGACAGCGGCTACAAGAGTCTCTGCCCGACGCCCGAGATCCCGGATTACGAAGCGGAGGCCAAGCCTCCTGGTAAAGCCGTCGTCGTCCCGCCACAGCCTGCAGCGGTAGTGGCGGCGACGGCCAGGCTTGCGGCGCCTGCGACCGCGGGAGGACAGCAGGGTCACAAGCCGACACAGGAGGAGCTGGATGCCGACCTGGACCACTTGATGCAGCTGCGCCAATCTCTGCTGACGGCCATCGCCCGCTGCGAGTCGCCGGTGAGCCCCAAGAGCAGCACCGGCAGTCCGCGAGCGGGCTCGGTGGGCGACAAGACGGTGAGGTTCAGTACCGAGAAGCTGACCTCGGCGCCCTCGTGCTCGCCGGCCAAGGCGCCCGGAACGCGAGCCAAACCCATCCTCAAAGACCCGCTGTGCGCCAACTTGCGGGCCAACCTCGAGAGGCCAGACAGTGGAGGCACCTTGGAAGAAGAGATCGACAGCCTCCTGTGTGGAGGCAAACCCGACTACTACGATCTGGACGCCCGGTTCCCGCCGTCCACGTACGTGACCATGGTCGAGGAGAAGTACCGCTCGAATGCAGGATACAGCGTCGCCAAGGTCAAGTGCTTGAAAG ACAAATGCCAAGAGTCCTCCAAAGACCACAATCACGCAACGTTGACAGCCGAGCCAAGTAGGCGCTCGCAAAGTCACGCTAGACAATCGCACCAGCAGCCGCAGCACCACCAAGCGGGCCCCTTGACGCCGGCGCTGGGCACGTACAACCCTCCGATTTCGGCGGAACCAGTGGTTTCGCGCTCAGAGAAGAGCACAGCCCACCCTGTTCCCACGCCACGGTGTTCGGCAGCTCACGTGGCCACAACTGCCAACAGCGCAAAGCCGGGCTCTCCCAAGCCTACTCTCATGCGCTCTGCCAAGTCCCGCTTCAACGAGGTCGCCAAGTGCATGCTCGAGATAATCGAGGACCTTCAGCACAAGAAGATTACGGAACCGCGACCCGCCAAGACTTCTTCCAGCAAGCTACCCGCGGCGGCAGCAACAGCCGCCTCGTCTTCATCACAGCCTCTACGCGACACTCACATCGGTGGCTCAAGAGCAGGACCCATCTCGGTtcaccagcaacagcagcagcagacacAGAGGCCCCTGTCGGATTCGGAGTACCACGTCTACGAGGAGGTCCTGTACGACTTTGTCAACTCGGCTGGAAGCGTCGCGTCAGAGCTCCAGCGACCACCGCCGCCCCTGCCGGCGAGGCCCAGTGAACCGGGTCACCGACCTAAGCAGAGGAGCAACCTGTACTCTCTGGTGCGCAACCAGGAGGAAAGGCGCAATATATCCAAGTCGCTCGAGCAGGAATGGTCCGGTGACAGGTCGACGCGGCTGGAGGACGAGTACGGGTTTCGTTCCGTGACCAACTCGTAA